The following proteins are co-located in the Triticum aestivum cultivar Chinese Spring chromosome 1A, IWGSC CS RefSeq v2.1, whole genome shotgun sequence genome:
- the LOC123098307 gene encoding tryptamine hydroxycinnamoyltransferase 2, producing MAVTVEITQSTVLEPSRESARGGGKKVPLTVFDRASTDGYIPAVFAWNAPAPTNEALKAGLVAAVARFPHLAGRFAADDHSRKCFHLNDAGVLVLEATVEADLADALAHDVSAHINELYPKAEKERANEPIFQAQLTRYACGGLVIGTACHHQVADGQSMSVFYTAWASAVRTDSAVLMSPFVDRSATVVPRRPPTPAHDHRNIEFKGELSRSHSYGVLPMDRIKNLAVHFPDEFVADLKARVGTRCSTFQCLLAHAWKKITAARDLAPDDFTQVRVAVNCRGRAKPPVPMDFFGNMVLWAFPRMQVRDLLSSSYPAVVGAIRDAVALVDDEYIQSFIDFGEAERGVIEDGGEELASTAATPGTMFCPDLEVDSWLGFRFHDLDFGCGPPCAFLPPDLPIEGIMIFVPSCDPKGGVDLFMALDDEHVQTFKQICYSMD from the exons ATGGCAGTGACGGTGGAGATCACGCAGAGCACGGTGCTCGAGCCCTCACGGGAGTCGGCCCGCGGCGGCGGCAAGAAGGTGCCTCTCACCGTCTTCGACCGCGCCTCCACGGACGGGTACATCCCGGCCGTCTTCGCGTGGAACGCGCCGGCGCCGACCAACGAGGCGCTCAAGGccggcctcgtcgccgccgtcgccaggTTCCCGCACCTTGCCGGGAGGTTCGCTGCCGACGACCACAGCCGGAAGTGCTTCCACCTCAACGACGCCGGGGTGCTTGTCCTCGAGGCCACCGTGGAGGCGGACCTTGCCGACGCGCTGGCGCACGACGTGTCCGCGCACATCAACGAGCTCTACCCGAAGGCCGAAAAG GAACGTGCGAATGAGCCCATCTTCCAGGCGCAGCTGACGAGGTACGCGTGCGGCGGTCTGGTGATCGGCACCGCCTGCCACCACCAGGTTGCCGACGGTCAGTCCATGAGCGTCTTCTACACCGCGTGGGCCAGCGCCGTCCGCACCGACTCGGCAGTCCTCATGTCACCGTTCGTCGATCGCTCGGCCACCGTTGTCCCCCGAAGGCCACCGACGCCGGCGCATGATCACCGGAATATCGAGTTCAAGGGCGAGCTCAGCCGGAGCCACTCCTATGGTGTCCTCCCCATGGACAGGATCAAGAACCTGGCCGTGCACTTCCCGGACGAGTTCGTCGCCGACCTCAAGGCCCGTGTGGGCACGCGCTGCAGCACGTTCCAGTGCCTCCTTGCGCACGCGTGGAAGAAGATCACGGCGGCGCGGGATCTGGCGCCGGACGATTTCACGCAGGTGAGGGTCGCCGTCAACTGCCGCGGCCGCGCAAAGCCTCCCGTGCCCATGGACTTCTTCGGGAACATGGTGCTCTGGGCGTTCCCGAGGATGCAGGTCCGGGACCTCCTGTCCAGCAGCTACCCAGCGGTGGTCGGCGCCATCCGGGACGCCGTCGCGCTCGTCGACGACGAGTACATCCAGTCGTTTATCGACTTCGGGGAGGCGGAGCGCGGCGTGATTGaagacggcggcgaggagctggcGTCGACGGCAGCGACGCCGGGCACAATGTTTTGCCCTGACCTGGAGGTTGACAGCTGGCTCGGGTTCCGCTTCCACGACCTCGACTTTGGCTGCGGGCCGCCCTGCGCGTTCCTACCGCCGGATCTGCCCATCGAAGGAATAATGATCTTCGTGCCGTCCTGCGACCCCAAGGGCGGTGTCGACCTCTTCATGGCGCTCGATGACGAACACGTCCAGACCTTCAAGCAGATATGCTACTCCATGGACTAG